TGGCCGGATCCCACTGGAGGGTCTGAAGGTTCATCAGCATGGTGCGGCCGGCGTTCGTGACGTCGGTGACATGCCGGCCGCCCTCGGTGCCGCCGGTGAGGTTCCAGATCAGCCAGGAGTCGATGGTCCCGAAGGCGATCTCGCCGCGCTCGGCGCGTTCCCGCAGGCCGGGCACGTTGTCCAGCAGCCAGGCCGCCTTGGGCCCGGAGAAGTAGCTGGCGAGCGGCAGTCCGGTCTGCTCCCGGAAGCGGTCCTGGCCGTCCGCGCCGCCCAGTTCGCCGCACAGGGCCGCGGTGCGCGTGTCCTGCCAGACGATCGCGTTGTGCACGGGTTTGCCCGTGGCGCGGTCCCACAGGACGGTGGTCTCCCGCTGGTTGGTGATGCCGAGGGCGCTCAGCCGGTCGGCGCGCAGCCCGGCCTTGGCGAGCGCTCCGGCCACCACGGCCTGCACCTTGGACCAGATCTCGGTCGCGTCGTGCTCCACCCAGCCCGGCTTGGGGAAGATCTGGCGGTGTTCGCGCTGGTCGACGGCGACGATGGCGCCGCTGTGGTCGAAGACGATGCAACGGCTGGAGGTGGTGCCCTGGTCGATGGCGGCGACGTAGGTGTCGGCGGTGTCCGTCATGGCGGTCCCCTGGGTCGCTGGGTCGGGTCGCTGGTCTGAGGGGCGCGTTGCGGGGAGAGCGGCGAAGCGGGCGTTCGGGGCCGGAAGAAAGGGATACGGCGGATCAGAAGGCCGCGTTGTAGAGGCCGCCGGCGATGGCCCCGCCGATCAGCGGCCCGACGACCGGTATCCAGGCGTAACCCCAGTCGGAGGTGCCCTTGTTGGGGATCGGCAGGAAGGTGTGCACGATGCGCGGGCCGAGGTCGCGGGCGGGGTTGATGGCGTAACCGGTGGGGCCGCCCAGGGAGAGCCCGATGCCCACGACGAGCAGGGAGACGATCAGCACGGTGGTGCCGGACTCGCCGAGCCCCTTCGTCAGCCCGAAGGCGAGGATCGGCAGCACCAGGGCGACGGTCGCGATGATCTCGGTGACCAGGTTGGCGATCGGGTTCCGGATCTCGGGGATGGTCGAGAAGATGCCGAGCGTCGGCACCGGTTCGTCGGCCGTGCCCTCCGTGGTGTCCTCCTTGCGGACGTTGGCCTGGAACTGGGCGAGGTACACCAGATAGGCCAGCACGGCCCCGAGCATCGCGCCGACGAGCTGCCCCAGCAGATACACCCACACCTTGCCCCACTTGCCGGTGTCGATGGCGATGCCGAGGGTGACCGCGGGGTTGAGCTGGCCGCCGGAGAGCGGAGCGGCGGTGTACGCGCCCGCGAGGACGCCGAAGCCCCAGCCGAACGCGATGACGACCCAGCCGGAGGCCCGTGCCTTGGAGTATCTGAGGGTGACGGCGGCGCAGACTCCGGCACCGAAGAGGATCAGGATCGCGGTGCCGATGACTTCGCCGACGAAAATGTCTCCGTTGCTCATGGCGGCTCCCTTGGCGCCTTTCGGGGCGGGCGGCCCCGGACTTCCGTGCGGGAAAGCTCCGTTGGCGTCTGCAGCCGGAGGCAGGGAGTCCTCAGTCCCGCCCGGCGACCGTGACGAGCGTGCCGTCGCAGCCGTATCGCCGGGGAAGGACGGGTCGTGGAGCAGGACAGACCCGTGACGCAGTGCCTGATAACGCCGAGAATGTACGGCGATGTCGGCTGACACCGGGAAGTGTTCACCGGCGCCCGGGGGGCGTCAAGGTGGTCGACGGCGACGGTGACATCGAGGCGCGCTGACCGTGGCCTCCCAGAGCCCCTCCCCGCGCCGGACGACCTTCGCCGCCCGGGTCACCGACGCCCGGCCGCGACGGACAGGTGGCCCCGCCGGCACATCGCTCACCCGGCCATGGGCCGCAACGGGCAGGAGCGGCAGGGATCTTCACCGCCCCGGTTCCACCACCGCGTAGCCGGCAGGCGCCGGCGCCGCCCCCGAGCCGCGCCGCACCTCGTGACCGGGCAGCCCCGCCCGCCCCAGCACCCAGCTCGCGCCGCGCAGCGCCTTGGCGGCCTGCTTCAGCGGAGCCAGCTGGGCGGCGGCCTGCCGGTGGTCGCCCACGCTGCCCGGTGCGCACACCACGGTCGCCAGCGAGAGGGTGACCGGCCGGCCCCCGGCCGACCAGGGCGCGTCGAGCACGGCGGCGACCAGCGGACCGAGCGCCTCCTCCTCGGCCAGCACCAGGAAGTCGTCGCCGCCGATGTGCCCCACGCGCGCGTGAGCCGGGGCCGCCTGTTGCAGGGCCCGTCCGACCGACCGGATCAGCTCGTCGCCCGCGGCGAACCCGGCGCCGTCGTTGACCTGCTTGAAGTGGTCGATGTCCAGCCAGCTGAGCGCGAAGGCGCGGCCGTCCGCGATCCGCCGGTCCACCTCGCCGGTGATCGCGTCCGAACCGGGCAGCCGGGTCAGCGGGTTGAGCCCGGCCGCCTCCTCCACCCGGCTTTCGGCCAGCGCCCGCACCAGGTCCGCGAGCCGTACGACGCCCACGCACCGGCCGTGCCGGTCGACCACCGCGACATCGTCGGACGTGCGGTCCCGGCCACCGACCGCGACGACGTCCAGCACCTCCCAGGCGGTCGCGTCGACGCCGACCGTCCGGGGCGCGTCCCCGAGTTTGAAGGCCGGCCGGTCGGCGTACAGGGCGTGCCCGTAGCGGCCGGACATCGACAGCAGGAACCGGGACCGGTGCACCGAGCGCACGGGCCGGCCCGCCTGGTCCACCAGCAGCACCCCGGACACCTCGGGCGACCCGGTCAGCAGCGCTCGGACCTGTCCCGCCGAGGCGGTCACCGGCAGTACGGCGGCCGGGCGCACGAACTCCCGTACCGACGGCCCCGACCGGGGCGCACCGACGGTGCCGGGGGAGCGGGGCGGAACGTATACGTCCGCGGCGGGGATCCGGGCCGGCGGCGCGAACAGCTCGCCCTGGCCCAGTTGCGCCCCGGCCGACAGCGCCGCCGCGTACTGCAGTTCCGTCTCCACGCCCTCCACGGCGACCAGGGCGCCCAGTTCCTCGCACAGCGTGCGCATCGCCCGCACCGCGGGCGGCCGGGCCAGCAGGCAGGCGTCCAGCTTGACCAGGTCGGGGGAGAGGTCGGTGAGCAGCCGGAGCGGTACGTCACCGTCCCCGACGCCGTCGGCGCTGATCCGGAACCCCTGTTCGCGCAGCGCGGCCACCGCCTCCAGCAGGGCTCGCTGCGGCACGTGCGTGTACGGCGGGACCACGTCCAGCGTCACCTCCCAGGGCAGCCGTCCGGCCGCGCGCACGGCGTCGTGCAGCGGGGTGAGGCCACCGAGGTCGGCGAGCGTGGCCGCGAACACGTTCAGGTGCAGCGGCAGCAGGGTCTCCTTGCGTGCCGCGGCGCGCAGCGCCGACACCGCGAGTCTCCCGTCGAGTTCGGGATCCCGGCGGGCCTCGGCCAGGATGTCGCCCGTCTCCGGGCGGGCGAGTGTCTCCAGTGCGGCGACCGCGCCCGTCCTCAGGTTGACCACCGGCTGGAAGGCGAAGCGGAGAGTGTCCGTCCAGGAGTGCACGGGAGCATGATTGCGCTGCCCGCGTACGCCCAGGCGCAGTTCATGAGACGTTCACGCAGGATTCCGGGGCGGTCACTCAGCGTGGCATCCCAGGGGTCACCATGCCTCCCTCACCCCACCGTGATCGGCGCCGCCGGTCCGGAAGGGGGCGCAGAGCTTCCCGGCCGCAACGCGCACCTGATAGATGCAGGAGACATGACACGACTCACCAGTGCAGTCCGCGGTCTCGTCACCGCCCTCGCCGCCCTGCTGGCCGTGACCACCGCCCCCGCGACCGCCGGGGCGGCCACGGATCCCAGGGCGCCCAAGGACTTCGTGGCTCTGAGCAGCGTGGATCCCACGATTCTCCAGGAGATCCGCTACTTCACCCCGCACAACTTCGTGGGCGAGCGCATCGACGGCTACGAGCAGCCCCTCTGCATCCTCACCCGCCCCGCCGCCGAGGCCCTCCACAAGGCCCAGCGCCTCCTGCTGCGCAAGGGCTACACCCTCAAGGTGTACGACTGCTACCGGCCGCAGCGCGCCGTGAACCACTTCGTCCGCTGGGCCCAGGACCTCGACGACCAGGCGATGAAGGCCGAGTTCTACCCGAACGTCGACAAGACCCGGCTCTTCGCGGACGGTTACATCGCCGAGAAGTCCGGCCACAGCCGCGGCTCGACCATGGACCTCACGATCGTGAAGCTCCCGGCGCGGCCGACCCGCCCCTACCACCCCGGACAGCCGCTCGTGCCCTGCTACGCGCCCAAGGACGAGCGCTTCCCCGACAACTCCGTCGACATGGGCACCGGGTTCGACTGCTTCGACACCCTCGCGCACACCCTCGACCCGCGCATCCAGGGCGTACAGCGCGCCAACCGCCTGCTGCTGAAGAACACCATGGAGAGCCTCGGTTTCGTGAACCTCGCCGAGGAGTGGTGGCACTACACGTACCAGCCCGAGCCGTACCCGGACACCTATTTCGACTTCCCCGTGTCCCGGAAGTCGCTCACCGGCGGACACTGACCGCCTGCGCAAGACCGACCCACTTCCGATCGGATACAGTCCGCGCGTGTCCGAAACTCAGCACTCAACTGCCAATTCCGCACCGGACTCGCATTGTTCGAGGTGCGGAGCGCCCTATGGAGAGGGCGTTTCCGGCTGGCCGCGCACCTGCCCCGCGTGCGGAACGGTCGCCTACCGCAATCCGCTGCCGGTCGCGATCGCGCTCCAGCCCGTGTACGACACCAAGGGCACGGCCCTCGTCGTCATCACCCGGACCGTCGCCCCCGCGCGCGGGGGCACGGCCCTGCCCGGCGGCTACATCGACGACCGGGAGGACTGGAAGCAGGCCGTCGTGCGCGAACTCAAGGAGGAGACCGGCATCGACGCGGCCGCGCGCGACGTGCGGCTCGTGGACGCCATGAGCTCACCCGACGGGCACCTGCTGCTGTTCGGACTCCTCCCGGAGCGCCCGGTGGAAGGCCTCCCGCCCGCGGGCCCCACGGACGAGACCGAGGGCTGGGAGCTGCTGCGCCGGCCCGAGGAACTGGCCTTCCCGCTGCACACCCTGGCCGTCAGGGCCTGGTTCGAGGGCCGGTACGTCTGACCGGCGCGGCTCAGCCGAGCCCCCGCACCCGCACCGGGTACGGCGGCTCGGCGGAACCCCCCTCCCCGTCCCGCGTGACCACCACCCGGGCGCCCTGGCGGCGGGCGACGTACCGTTCGGCCTCCGGTTCCTCCCACCCGTCACCCGTGTCCGGCACCACCAGACCGCCGCCCGTACGGCCGTGCGCGGGCGCCCACACCTCCAGCTCGAGGCCGCCGTCGGCGCCGCGCACCGGGACGACCGCGCCCGCGCGCGCGAACACCGGTATCCGCGACAGCGGCGTGTCGACGACGACCCGCGCCGGCCCGTCGTACGCCTCCTGCGTCACGGTGTCGTACCACCGGCCCCGCGGCAGCCGCACCGCACGCCGTTCGGCGCCCGGATCCAGCACCGGAGCCACCAGCAGAGCCTCCCCGAGCAGAAACGCGTCCTCGCAGTCGCGCAGCGTCCGGTCCTCCGGCGCCGACCACCACAGCGGCCGCACATAGGGAGCGCCGGTGCGCCGGGCCAGATGCGCCAGCGTCATGAAGTACGGCCGCAGGCGCCGCCGTTCGAGCAGCGCCACGCGCGCGTGCCGCAGCACCTCGGGACCGAACTCCCAGGGCTCCCGGCGGCCCGCCCGCAGGCTCGCGTGGGTGCGGAACAGCGGCAGATACGCCCCCAGCTGGAACCACCTGAGATACAGCTCCGGCGACGGATCGCCGTCGAAACCGCCCACGTCCGGACCCGAGTACGGCACCCCGCACAACCCGAGGCCCAGCACCAGCGACAGCGACGCCCGCAGCCCCGGCCAGCCCGTCGCCACGTCCCCGGACCAGGCGCCCCCGTAGCGCTGCAGCCCCGCCCAGCCCGAGCGCGAGAACAAGAACGGCCGCTTGCCGGGCGACAGCTCGCGCAGCGCCTCGTAGCCCGCCCGGGCCATGCAGAGCGCGTACACGTTGTGCGCCTCCCGGTGATCGCCGCCGCACCCCTCCAGCGCGTGCCGGGCCGAACGCGGCAGGGTCGGCTCGCCGAAGGCGGTGAAGGACGTCGGCTCGTTCATGTCGTGCCAGAACCCGGCGAAGCCCTGCCCCAGCCGCTCCTCGTACAGACCGCCCCACCACTTGCGCACGCGCGCGTGCGTGAAATCCGGGAAGACCGACTCCCCGGCCCACGCCACGCCGCGCACCGTGCGCCCGGAGGCGTCCCGCACGAACGCGTCCACGGCCGACCCGCTGTCGTACACGGCGTTGCCCGGCGCCGCCTTCACCGCCGGGTCGACGATCGACACCAGCCGGATCCCGTCCCGGCGCAGCTCCTCGGCGAGCTGCGGCAGCTTCGGGAACCGCTCCTGGTCGACCGTGAACACCTGGTGGTCGTCGTAGTGGTCGATGTCCAGGTGCACGGCGTCCAGCGGCAGCCCGCGCTCCCGGTATCCCGCCACGATCCGCCGGACCTCCTGCTCGCTGCCGAACCCCCACCGCGCGTGCTGGTGACCGAGCGCCCACGCGGGCGGCACCGCGGGCGCCCCGGTGAGCGAGGCCCACGTGTGCAGCACGCGCGCGGGGGTGCCCACGATCACCCAGCAGCGCAGCGGGCCGCCGTCCATCCGCAGCTCGCAGCGCCCCGCCCGGTCGTGTCCCGACCCGGCCCCCTCCTCGCCCTCGCGCAGCACCACCGTGCCGTCCCACGTGGTGTCGTGGAACACCAGATGCGTGCCGGCGTCCGCCACCACCAGCTGCACCGGCATGGTCAGGTACAGCGGATCGTCGCCGGGTCCGAAGGCCCGGCCGGGGTCGGTGTTCCACAGCCGGTACGTCCCGTCCCGCAGCCGGGGCCCGGACGCCCGGCCGCCCAGACCGAAGAAGCGCGCGTCCGCCGGCACCTCCGACCGCTGCATCCAGCGCGCCGGGCCCCCGCCGGCCGGCTCCCACCAGCGCGGCGGCAGGTCACGCCGCAGGGTCACCCCTCCGGGTGTGCGCACCTCCACCGCGCCGTGCCGCGACACGGCGACCGTCACCCGCTCGGCGACCACCCGCCAGCCACCGTCCTTGTCCGGCTCCAGCACGGCACGCGGATCCGGCTCCGGGCAGGTCCCGTCGAGCGCGTACGACGGCTGCGGCCCCACCTCGTCCCAGCCCCAGAACACGGCCCCGTTCACCGCGACGGTGATCCGCAGCTCGGACCGCGCGAACCGGATCAGCCCGCCGCCCGGTCCCGGCTCCGTGCTCTCAAGCCGACCCGGGACCCGTGCCCGCTCGGCACCCCGCGGCGGCAGCGCGGCGGCGTCGATCCGCCGCCTGCGCCACGCCGCCCGGACGGTACGCAACCTCCGAGCCGCCCTCCCCGCACCGACTCCACTCATCGAACGCACCAGGTCACGACCGTCCATGCTGCTCACCCTGCCACTGCGCGCCCCACGCGCGCGTGTCGTTCAACTGCCGTTCACCCGTGGCGGGACCACATCTTCACGACACCGACTGTGTGGGGCGCACCCTGGTGCAGAAGTCGATCACATGGCATCGTCCCTGTCAGCCGCGTCACGCGCACACCCCAGCCGTGCGCGGACCGACGCACACGACGCGCACAGCCCGGGAGCCGCCACCATGTCGACCGCGAACCCCCAGCCGCTCTGGCAGCCCGATCCCGAGCGGATCGCCCAGGCACGCATCACCCGGTTCCAGGCCTGGGCCGCCGAGCATCACGGCGCGCCCGCCGAAGGCGGCTATCCCGCACTGCACCAGTGGTCCGTCGACCACCTCGAGACGTTCTGGGAAGCCGTCACCGAGTGGTTCGACGTCCGCTTCTCCACGCCTTACGCGCGCGTGCTCGGCGACCGCGCGATGCCCGGCGCCCAGTGGTTCCCCGGAGCCACCCTCAACTACGCCGAGCACGCCCTGCGCGCCGCCGCCGACCGCGCGGACGAGCCCGCCCTCCTCCATGTCGACGAGACCCACGAACCGCGCCCGGTGACCTGGGCCGAGCTGCGCCGCCAGGTCGGCTCCCTCGCCGCCGAACTCCGCGCGCTCGGCGTCCGCCCGGGCGACCGGGTCAGCGGCTACCTGCCCAACATCCCGCAGGCCGTCGTCGCCCTGCTGGCCACGGCCGCCGTCGGCGCCGTGTGGACCTCCTGCGCCCCCGACTTCGGCGCCCGCAGCGTCCTGGACCGCTTCCAGCAGGTCGAACCCGTCGTGCTGTTCACCGTCGACGGCTACCGCTACGGCGGCAAGGAGCACGACCGCCGCGAGATCGTCGCCGAACTGCGCCGTGACCTGCCCACCCTGCGCGCCGTCGTCCACATCCCGCTGCTCGGCACACCGGCGCCCGAGGGCGCCCTGGAGTGGTCGGCGCTGACCGCGGGCGACGCCGAGCCGGTCTTCGAGCAGGTCCCGTTCGACCACCCGCTGTGGGTGCTGTACTCCTCCGGCACCACCGGCCTGCCCAAGGCCATCGTCCAGTCCCAGGGCGGCATCCTGGTCGAGCACCTCAAGCAGCTCGGCCTGCACTGCGACCTGGGCCCCGAGGACCGTTTCTTCTGGTACACCTCGACCGGCTGGATGATGTGGAACTTCCTCGTCTCCGGCCTGCTCACCGGCACGACGATCGTCCTGTACGACGGCAGCCCCGGCTACCCGGACACGGGCGCCCAGTGGCGGGTCGCCGAACGCACCGGCGCCACCCTCTACGGCACCTCCGCCGCCTACGTCATGGCCTGCCGCAAGGCCGGCGTCCACCCCGCGCGCGACTACGACCTGTCCGCCGTGAAGTGCGTCGCCACCACCGGCTCCCCGCTGCCGCCCGACGGCTTCCGCTGGCTGCACGACGAGGTGCGCGACGACCTGTGGATCGCCTCCGTCAGCGGCGGCACGGACGTCTGCTCCTGCTTCGCCGGCGGCGTACCGACCCTCCCCGTGTACACCGGCGAACTCCAGGCGCCCGGCCTCGGCACCGATCTGCAGGCCTGGGACCCCAGCGGCAAGCCGGTCGTCGACGAGGTGGGCGAGCTCGTCGTCACCAACCCGATGCCCTCGATGCCGATCCGCTTCTGGAACGACCCGGACGGCAGCCGCTACCACGACAGCTACTTCGCCACCTACCCCGGCGTCTGGCGGCACGGCGACTGGATCACCGTCACCTCACGCGGCACCGTGATCATCCACGGCCGCTCCGACTCCACCCTCAACCGGCAGGGCGTGCGCATGGGCTCGGCCGACATCTACGAGGTCGTCGAACGGCTGCCGGAGATCAAGGAGTCCCTGGTCATCGGCGTCGAACAGCCCGACGGCGGCTACTGGATGCCGCTGTTCGTGCACCTCGCGCCCGGCGCCGTCCTCGACGAGGCCCTGCTGAACCGGATCAAGCAGACGATCCGGGAGCAGCTCTCGCCGCG
This genomic interval from Streptomyces sp. NBC_00557 contains the following:
- a CDS encoding MIP/aquaporin family protein, translated to MSNGDIFVGEVIGTAILILFGAGVCAAVTLRYSKARASGWVVIAFGWGFGVLAGAYTAAPLSGGQLNPAVTLGIAIDTGKWGKVWVYLLGQLVGAMLGAVLAYLVYLAQFQANVRKEDTTEGTADEPVPTLGIFSTIPEIRNPIANLVTEIIATVALVLPILAFGLTKGLGESGTTVLIVSLLVVGIGLSLGGPTGYAINPARDLGPRIVHTFLPIPNKGTSDWGYAWIPVVGPLIGGAIAGGLYNAAF
- a CDS encoding GGDEF domain-containing protein, with product MHSWTDTLRFAFQPVVNLRTGAVAALETLARPETGDILAEARRDPELDGRLAVSALRAAARKETLLPLHLNVFAATLADLGGLTPLHDAVRAAGRLPWEVTLDVVPPYTHVPQRALLEAVAALREQGFRISADGVGDGDVPLRLLTDLSPDLVKLDACLLARPPAVRAMRTLCEELGALVAVEGVETELQYAAALSAGAQLGQGELFAPPARIPAADVYVPPRSPGTVGAPRSGPSVREFVRPAAVLPVTASAGQVRALLTGSPEVSGVLLVDQAGRPVRSVHRSRFLLSMSGRYGHALYADRPAFKLGDAPRTVGVDATAWEVLDVVAVGGRDRTSDDVAVVDRHGRCVGVVRLADLVRALAESRVEEAAGLNPLTRLPGSDAITGEVDRRIADGRAFALSWLDIDHFKQVNDGAGFAAGDELIRSVGRALQQAAPAHARVGHIGGDDFLVLAEEEALGPLVAAVLDAPWSAGGRPVTLSLATVVCAPGSVGDHRQAAAQLAPLKQAAKALRGASWVLGRAGLPGHEVRRGSGAAPAPAGYAVVEPGR
- a CDS encoding M15 family metallopeptidase, whose amino-acid sequence is MTRLTSAVRGLVTALAALLAVTTAPATAGAATDPRAPKDFVALSSVDPTILQEIRYFTPHNFVGERIDGYEQPLCILTRPAAEALHKAQRLLLRKGYTLKVYDCYRPQRAVNHFVRWAQDLDDQAMKAEFYPNVDKTRLFADGYIAEKSGHSRGSTMDLTIVKLPARPTRPYHPGQPLVPCYAPKDERFPDNSVDMGTGFDCFDTLAHTLDPRIQGVQRANRLLLKNTMESLGFVNLAEEWWHYTYQPEPYPDTYFDFPVSRKSLTGGH
- a CDS encoding NUDIX domain-containing protein — encoded protein: MSETQHSTANSAPDSHCSRCGAPYGEGVSGWPRTCPACGTVAYRNPLPVAIALQPVYDTKGTALVVITRTVAPARGGTALPGGYIDDREDWKQAVVRELKEETGIDAAARDVRLVDAMSSPDGHLLLFGLLPERPVEGLPPAGPTDETEGWELLRRPEELAFPLHTLAVRAWFEGRYV
- a CDS encoding glycoside hydrolase family 31 protein; this translates as MDGRDLVRSMSGVGAGRAARRLRTVRAAWRRRRIDAAALPPRGAERARVPGRLESTEPGPGGGLIRFARSELRITVAVNGAVFWGWDEVGPQPSYALDGTCPEPDPRAVLEPDKDGGWRVVAERVTVAVSRHGAVEVRTPGGVTLRRDLPPRWWEPAGGGPARWMQRSEVPADARFFGLGGRASGPRLRDGTYRLWNTDPGRAFGPGDDPLYLTMPVQLVVADAGTHLVFHDTTWDGTVVLREGEEGAGSGHDRAGRCELRMDGGPLRCWVIVGTPARVLHTWASLTGAPAVPPAWALGHQHARWGFGSEQEVRRIVAGYRERGLPLDAVHLDIDHYDDHQVFTVDQERFPKLPQLAEELRRDGIRLVSIVDPAVKAAPGNAVYDSGSAVDAFVRDASGRTVRGVAWAGESVFPDFTHARVRKWWGGLYEERLGQGFAGFWHDMNEPTSFTAFGEPTLPRSARHALEGCGGDHREAHNVYALCMARAGYEALRELSPGKRPFLFSRSGWAGLQRYGGAWSGDVATGWPGLRASLSLVLGLGLCGVPYSGPDVGGFDGDPSPELYLRWFQLGAYLPLFRTHASLRAGRREPWEFGPEVLRHARVALLERRRLRPYFMTLAHLARRTGAPYVRPLWWSAPEDRTLRDCEDAFLLGEALLVAPVLDPGAERRAVRLPRGRWYDTVTQEAYDGPARVVVDTPLSRIPVFARAGAVVPVRGADGGLELEVWAPAHGRTGGGLVVPDTGDGWEEPEAERYVARRQGARVVVTRDGEGGSAEPPYPVRVRGLG
- a CDS encoding acetoacetate--CoA ligase, with product MSTANPQPLWQPDPERIAQARITRFQAWAAEHHGAPAEGGYPALHQWSVDHLETFWEAVTEWFDVRFSTPYARVLGDRAMPGAQWFPGATLNYAEHALRAAADRADEPALLHVDETHEPRPVTWAELRRQVGSLAAELRALGVRPGDRVSGYLPNIPQAVVALLATAAVGAVWTSCAPDFGARSVLDRFQQVEPVVLFTVDGYRYGGKEHDRREIVAELRRDLPTLRAVVHIPLLGTPAPEGALEWSALTAGDAEPVFEQVPFDHPLWVLYSSGTTGLPKAIVQSQGGILVEHLKQLGLHCDLGPEDRFFWYTSTGWMMWNFLVSGLLTGTTIVLYDGSPGYPDTGAQWRVAERTGATLYGTSAAYVMACRKAGVHPARDYDLSAVKCVATTGSPLPPDGFRWLHDEVRDDLWIASVSGGTDVCSCFAGGVPTLPVYTGELQAPGLGTDLQAWDPSGKPVVDEVGELVVTNPMPSMPIRFWNDPDGSRYHDSYFATYPGVWRHGDWITVTSRGTVIIHGRSDSTLNRQGVRMGSADIYEVVERLPEIKESLVIGVEQPDGGYWMPLFVHLAPGAVLDEALLNRIKQTIREQLSPRHVPDEIIEVPGVPHTLTGKRIEVPVKRLLQGTPLEKAVNPGSIDNLALLGFYEELARKRG